A window from Aerococcus sp. Group 1 encodes these proteins:
- a CDS encoding transcription antiterminator → MDCDIYDPSNRRLIIIKLLAFTNQDISLDYLSEAFIVSKTSIYKDIHVLNEIIDGTDSYIESSKHGLALIGNEETLQKAIKAIVFYFSNNESDLSFTQVIKLLFDEESIQYVDSLLKDEIDGFARDASNYYYRSLVSVLLIHLSRIQIDHQIQSQEELLLDSIKYLEVYPIAESLVNKLSQTFEIEYQIEDKTYITRQLYAHRIQKNIVNIDDNIKNSVKILINEVSMIEDINLMEDRHLLFSLYQHFPPMLMRLEKGIQIENPLLDSIKIQYMELFSILWYLLGDFEKKYNVSLNDHEVSLILIHFQIALEKQSESKNILIICQYGMSSAQLIYQKVKRILPNQDNIEIANANKLHKVNLKNVDLIITTIDLGDFKRNYIKVSPIFSSQDYKSILNAYSLLLSEQNNYSPSEKIKAPTLLEFMNKDLINLHIDSTSKEELLDFMITQLEQKKMVKKEFRQSIFEREKLGDTNLENGIALPHANPNTVIESSISFTTLNKPIKWGKGKVQLIVMITFNDQDTNKIKLVIEELFPVINNKKLVDELLEIKDKTQWINRFIN, encoded by the coding sequence TTGGATTGTGATATTTACGATCCTTCTAATAGACGCTTAATAATAATTAAATTACTAGCTTTCACAAATCAAGATATCAGTCTGGACTACCTTTCTGAAGCTTTTATTGTGAGTAAAACTTCGATCTATAAAGATATTCATGTATTAAATGAGATCATTGATGGCACAGACTCGTATATTGAATCCTCTAAACACGGACTGGCACTCATTGGGAACGAGGAGACTCTTCAAAAAGCAATTAAAGCAATTGTCTTTTATTTTTCAAACAATGAATCTGATCTATCTTTTACGCAAGTGATTAAGTTATTATTCGATGAAGAATCGATACAGTATGTTGATTCATTGCTTAAGGATGAAATTGATGGTTTCGCTAGAGATGCATCCAACTATTATTATCGATCTTTGGTTAGTGTCTTACTTATTCATTTGTCAAGGATACAGATTGATCATCAGATTCAGTCGCAGGAAGAACTTTTATTAGATTCAATTAAATATTTAGAAGTCTATCCAATAGCGGAAAGTTTAGTCAATAAGCTTTCACAGACCTTTGAAATTGAATATCAGATCGAAGATAAAACTTATATTACAAGACAACTTTATGCTCATAGAATACAAAAAAATATAGTAAATATCGATGATAATATCAAGAATTCCGTAAAAATCTTAATTAATGAAGTCAGTATGATAGAGGATATTAATTTAATGGAGGATAGACATTTGCTATTTTCGTTATACCAACACTTTCCTCCAATGCTGATGAGATTAGAAAAGGGAATACAAATTGAGAATCCATTGCTAGATTCTATAAAAATTCAATATATGGAGCTTTTTAGCATTTTATGGTATTTACTTGGAGATTTTGAGAAAAAATATAATGTTTCACTCAATGATCATGAAGTTTCTCTAATTTTAATTCATTTTCAAATTGCATTAGAGAAACAGTCAGAGTCTAAAAATATTTTAATTATATGTCAGTATGGTATGTCTTCTGCGCAACTTATTTACCAAAAAGTAAAACGGATTTTACCAAACCAAGATAATATTGAAATTGCTAATGCTAATAAGTTACACAAGGTTAACTTAAAAAATGTTGATTTAATAATAACTACCATTGATTTAGGAGATTTTAAAAGGAATTATATTAAAGTTTCGCCTATATTTTCTTCACAAGATTATAAAAGCATTTTAAATGCATACAGTTTACTACTTAGTGAACAAAACAACTACAGTCCATCTGAAAAAATAAAAGCTCCTACTTTATTAGAATTTATGAATAAAGACCTAATAAATCTTCATATAGATTCTACAAGTAAAGAAGAACTACTAGATTTTATGATTACTCAATTAGAACAGAAGAAGATGGTAAAAAAAGAATTTAGACAGTCAATCTTTGAAAGAGAAAAATTAGGGGATACTAATTTAGAAAATGGAATTGCGTTACCTCACGCAAATCCAAACACTGTTATAGAATCTTCTATATCTTTTACAACATTAAATAAACCAATTAAATGGGGAAAAGGAAAAGTGCAATTAATAGTTATGATTACCTTTAATGATCAAGATACTAACAAGATAAAATTAGTTATCGAAGAACTGTTTCCAGTAATTAATAACAAAAAATTAGTTGATGAACTCCTAGAAATAAAAGATAAGACGCAATGGATAAATCGATTTATTAATTAG
- a CDS encoding PTS sugar transporter subunit IIA: MYLDKNLGILHVKQKNSKELMNNLIDILEENNIVKGSFRNAIFEREDNYPTGLEINGYGFAIPHTDGAHVNKSQICYATLVEPVEFRSMTDPNQIINVQMVFMITMKEAHEQLEMLQNLMSLFQNKNEVHDLLRIEDKEIFKNKLISLGIQ; encoded by the coding sequence ATGTATTTAGACAAAAACTTAGGAATATTACATGTAAAACAAAAAAATTCAAAAGAATTAATGAATAATTTAATTGATATTCTTGAAGAAAACAACATTGTTAAGGGTTCTTTTAGAAATGCTATTTTCGAAAGAGAAGATAATTATCCTACTGGCTTAGAAATAAATGGGTATGGATTTGCTATTCCTCATACTGATGGTGCGCATGTTAATAAATCTCAAATATGTTATGCGACTTTAGTAGAACCCGTAGAATTTCGTAGTATGACAGATCCTAATCAAATTATTAATGTTCAAATGGTATTTATGATCACTATGAAGGAGGCCCATGAGCAACTTGAAATGCTACAGAATTTAATGTCTCTATTTCAAAATAAAAATGAAGTTCATGATTTATTGAGGATTGAAGATAAAGAAATATTTAAAAATAAATTGATCAGTCTTGGAATTCAATAG
- a CDS encoding PTS galactitol transporter subunit IIC, with translation MDIILNAFEWFISLGSNVFLPIIIFIIGLLFGLKPGKAFISGITVGIGSIGLGLVLDLLSNSLGAAIQDMGQQYGASLNILDIGVGVGGPLAFSTSLGILMIPISLIINFIFIYLGWTKVLNVDIWNFWFPIFMGLVGQAITGKFAYGLLIAIIAVILQWTFATFTQRTVSEFFGYPGIAISHMMATSGAIFAIMINWIFERIPGFNKIDMDAETLTERFGIFGDTVVIGLIIGIVVGIFAGYDVAGIGTLGMSTAAIMKIMPKMVAMFMEGLMPIAEAAQEFANRRLEGREVLIGMDAALTVGHSTVMSTSLLLVPISLVLALILPGNKVLPFGDLAFFAFAICLMIPFFKGNVMRSIIGSSIYVIFCLYMSTWLAPIITDVFNLASFDIGTSGLATMLLAALWPVGLLVIAYNYLGIIGIGIYAVIVITCAIYFSKIKDIETFS, from the coding sequence ATGGATATTATATTAAATGCATTTGAATGGTTCATTTCATTAGGATCAAATGTATTTTTACCTATAATTATATTTATTATTGGTTTATTATTTGGGCTAAAGCCTGGAAAAGCTTTTATTTCTGGAATCACAGTAGGTATTGGTAGTATCGGCCTTGGCTTAGTTTTAGATTTATTATCAAACAGTCTCGGAGCTGCAATTCAAGATATGGGGCAGCAATATGGTGCATCATTGAATATATTAGATATTGGTGTTGGTGTAGGTGGACCATTGGCCTTTTCCACTTCATTAGGTATTTTAATGATTCCAATATCATTAATTATTAACTTTATTTTTATTTATTTAGGGTGGACGAAAGTATTAAATGTCGATATTTGGAACTTTTGGTTTCCGATTTTTATGGGATTAGTCGGACAAGCAATAACAGGAAAATTTGCTTATGGACTACTTATAGCAATAATCGCTGTTATACTCCAATGGACTTTTGCAACATTTACTCAAAGAACGGTTAGTGAGTTTTTTGGATATCCTGGTATTGCTATTAGTCACATGATGGCAACTTCTGGTGCAATTTTTGCTATAATGATCAATTGGATTTTTGAACGAATCCCTGGATTTAACAAGATAGATATGGATGCTGAAACTTTAACTGAACGTTTCGGAATCTTTGGTGATACTGTCGTTATTGGTTTAATTATCGGAATTGTTGTTGGTATTTTTGCTGGCTATGATGTAGCAGGTATAGGCACACTCGGAATGTCAACGGCTGCTATTATGAAGATCATGCCAAAAATGGTTGCAATGTTCATGGAGGGGTTAATGCCTATAGCCGAGGCAGCTCAAGAATTTGCCAATCGTCGCTTAGAAGGGCGTGAGGTTTTAATTGGTATGGATGCGGCTCTAACAGTTGGACATTCAACAGTAATGTCTACATCTCTTCTACTTGTTCCAATTTCTCTAGTTTTAGCTTTAATTTTGCCAGGTAATAAAGTATTGCCCTTCGGAGATTTAGCGTTCTTTGCTTTTGCGATATGTTTAATGATTCCTTTCTTTAAGGGTAACGTGATGAGATCAATTATAGGAAGCTCAATTTACGTTATATTTTGCTTATATATGTCAACCTGGCTTGCACCTATTATTACAGATGTCTTCAATCTTGCCAGTTTTGATATAGGAACTAGTGGATTAGCAACTATGCTTTTAGCGGCTTTATGGCCTGTAGGGCTACTAGTAATTGCATACAATTACCTAGGGATAATAGGAATTGGAATTTACGCTGTAATAGTAATTACTTGTGCTATTTACTTCAGCAAAATTAAAGACATTGAGACTTTCAGTTAA
- a CDS encoding PTS sugar transporter subunit IIB, whose translation MKKLLVVCGAGHATSTIAVSKIQNWLKSNGKDDQVKIYQSKIADELHHLDEYDAVVSTTVVPENVKNKVINGLGLLTGMNTDIIYNKLEERLEL comes from the coding sequence ATGAAAAAATTATTAGTTGTTTGTGGAGCTGGACATGCTACCTCAACTATTGCTGTTTCTAAAATTCAAAATTGGCTTAAAAGTAACGGGAAAGATGATCAAGTAAAAATTTATCAATCTAAAATTGCTGATGAGCTTCATCATTTAGATGAATATGATGCTGTTGTCAGCACAACGGTTGTTCCTGAAAATGTTAAAAATAAAGTGATTAATGGCTTAGGCCTATTAACAGGAATGAATACTGACATTATTTATAATAAACTTGAAGAACGTTTGGAGTTGTAA
- a CDS encoding hypothetical protein (catalyzes the interconversion of D-ribulose 5-phosphate to xylulose 5-phosphate), whose amino-acid sequence MIIAPSLLNSKLYEFEKNQEIFQKNGITELHIDVMDGNFVPDQANGPKLIRDIRPLSNLYFDIHLMISSPERKIENYLDTGADGITFHIEATSDSMYIVNTLKNANIDASVAVNPGTSLNAIEELLPKINRVLIMTANPGRSEEQFHLECLEK is encoded by the coding sequence ATGATTATTGCTCCTTCATTATTAAATAGTAAATTATATGAATTTGAAAAGAATCAAGAGATTTTTCAAAAAAACGGTATTACTGAGCTTCATATTGACGTAATGGACGGAAATTTTGTTCCTGATCAAGCAAATGGTCCTAAATTAATTAGAGATATTCGACCGTTATCAAATCTATACTTTGATATTCACTTGATGATTTCTTCTCCAGAAAGAAAAATTGAAAATTATTTAGATACTGGGGCAGATGGTATCACTTTTCATATTGAAGCAACTAGTGATTCAATGTATATTGTCAACACTTTAAAAAATGCAAATATTGATGCTTCTGTTGCAGTTAATCCTGGAACTTCACTTAATGCTATTGAGGAATTACTACCCAAAATCAATAGAGTATTAATTATGACTGCTAACCCAGGCAGATCAGAGGAGCAATTTCACTTAGAGTGTTTAGAAAAATAA
- a CDS encoding SIS domain-containing protein, which produces MMTNSTYRNYVSILKELNMHQEELALYNFGKINNLIINANHIFLLGAGRSGCVMKMFANRLNHLGLNVSIIGEVTAPPANKNDVLILNSSSGATDRLIVTAKKAKK; this is translated from the coding sequence ATGATGACCAATTCAACATATAGAAATTACGTCTCGATTCTTAAAGAACTTAACATGCATCAAGAAGAATTAGCGTTGTATAATTTTGGAAAAATAAATAATCTGATTATAAATGCTAATCATATATTTTTACTAGGAGCAGGGAGATCTGGTTGCGTAATGAAGATGTTTGCTAATCGTTTAAATCATCTTGGGCTCAATGTGAGTATTATTGGAGAAGTTACCGCTCCACCAGCTAATAAAAATGATGTCTTAATATTAAATTCTTCATCTGGCGCAACTGATCGATTAATTGTTACTGCTAAAAAGGCAAAAAAATAG